A genomic window from Yarrowia lipolytica chromosome 1D, complete sequence includes:
- a CDS encoding uncharacterized protein (Compare to YALI0D17754g, weakly similar to uniprot|Q9P4F1 Aspergillus parasiticus Monooxigenase) encodes MLAVYIYSSCYPLSPFTFHSATTNMSSKNGVGHTDTSSVDKEELISQFPHLDRLDPSPWAQKILSRPPLGREKISVVLSGAGLAGISTGIILSQKVDNIDLTILERSPDFGGVWFDNSYPGVQCDVPVHAYQLSFDPKRDWDRPYAYGNDIKQYWGDRAKKYQLNEKTRFGHNILEAKFNKNTSQWVIQVETVADKKRSEIRADVFIATSGALNNPRYLPTQPGFDSFQGIKFHPQQWPEGLDLTGKRVALIGNGATGVQILPQIVEQAAHVDHYAKSSSWIGHALFGPGVPGYVEYSRDDIESIKSDKDYLEFQKELHRNIGGKYDFFFYGTPAFRELTKELLAVAWIRVGKDPKLFRKVVPTYPFGAKRLLPAPGYLEALTRPNVDYLLGDVKEFTKNGIIGADGVERQVDVIIAATGYPLTNGNGFTPNYEIIGTDGYSLRQHFSPLESRLGYSASYLGLAAPGFPNFFYTLSVNSYITESTPAETVELQAAYIARAIRKKQLEKIKSLEPSLKATVSFNRRITELSKAISVTKGNGFFNEVTKDGTKRSKVDWPGSVSHAIAVLREPRWEDFEYRYEDNDDPFAYFGSGKTWIDDHDGDKTFYITQSATVAAKVHEGWISLPSDGPPRVVAR; translated from the coding sequence ATGCTGGCTGTCTACATATACTCCTCGTGCTACCCCCTCTCACCATTCACCTTTCACAGTGCAACTACTAACATGTCTTCCAAAAACGGAGTTGGCCACACAGACACCTCGTCCGTCGACAAGGAAGAACTCATCTCTCAATTCCCCCATTTGGACCGTCTCGACCCGTCTCCATGGGCTCAGAAGATCCtttctcgtcctcctctcggCCGTGAGAAGATCAGTGTTGTTCTCTCGGGGGCAGGTCTTGCTGGTATTTCAACCGGAATCATCCTTTCTCAAAAGGTAGACAACATTGACCTCACCATTCTGGAGCGGTCTCCGGACTTTGGGGGCGTTTGGTTCGACAACAGCTACCCAGGTGTCCAATGCGATGTTCCTGTTCACGCCTACCAATTATCTTTTGACCCCAAGCGCGACTGGGACAGACCGTACGCCTACGGAAACGATATCAAGCAGTATTGGGGTGACAGGGCAAAGAAGTATCAACTAAACGAGAAGACCAGGTTTGGACACAACATTCTAGAGGCCAAGTTCAACAAGAATACCAGTCAGTGGGTGATTCAGGTGGAAACCGTGGCCGATAAGAAACGTTCAGAGATTCGTGCTGACGTATTTATCGCCACCAGTGGAGCTCTTAACAACCCCAGGTATCTTCCTACTCAACCGGGATTCGACTCCTTCCAGGGGATCAAGTTTCATCCTCAACAGTGGCCTGAGGGACTGGACTTGACCGGCAAACGAGTGGCTCTGATAGGAAACGGAGCCACTGGAGTCCAGATCTTGCCTCAGATTGTCGAACAAGCGGCCCACGTGGACCACTACGCCAAGTCCTCTTCTTGGATTGGTCATGCTCTGTTTGGACCCGGAGTCCCCGGCTACGTGGAGTACTCGAGGGACGACATTGAGTCTATCAAGTCCGACAAAGACTACTTGGagttccagaaggagtTGCACAGAAACATTGGAGGCAAGTacgatttttttttttacgGAACTCCTGCGTTTAGAGAACTCACCAAGGAACTACTGGCTGTGGCGTGGATTCGGGTTGGCAAAGACCCCAAACTGTTCCGGAAAGTGGTACCCACGTACCCCTTTGGAGCCAAACGGCTTCTACCTGCCCCTGGATACCTCGAGGCTCTCACCCGACCAAATGTTGACTACCTCCTCGGTGACGTGAAGGAGTTTACCAAGAACGGTATCATTGGAGctgatggtgttgaaaGACAAGTGGATGTTATTATTGCCGCCACGGGCTATCCTCTGACCAACGGAAATGGATTCACCCCCAACTATGAAATTATTGGCACCGATGGGTACAGTTTGAGACAACACTTCTCCCCTCTGGAGTCCAGACTTGGCTATTCAGCATCCTACCTCGGTCTAGCTGCCCCGGGGTTCCCCAACTTCTTCTACACCCTTTCTGTCAACTCGTACATCACCGAGAGCACTCCTGCTGAGACTGTGGAGCTGCAAGCTGCTTATATTGCCAGAGCTATCCGAAAGAAACAGCTTGAGAAAATCAAGTCATTGGAGCCGTCCCTCAAGGCGACAGTGTCGTTCAACAGGAGAATCACTGAGCTGTCTAAAGCGATTTCGGTCACTAAAGGCAACGGATTCTTCAACGAAGTAACCAAAGACGGTACTAAACGATCCAAGGTCGACTGGCCCGGTTCCGTGTCCCATGCTATTGCCGTGCTTCGAGAACCACGATGGGAGGACTTTGAGTATAGGTATGAAGACAATGACGATCCTTTTGCCTACTTTGGGTCTGGCAAGACGTGGATCGACGATCATGATGGTGATAAGACGTTTTACATCACTCAGtcagctacagtagctgcCAAAGTTCACGAAGGCTGGATTTCTTTGCCTTCAGATGGGCCCCCCAGGGTGGTTGCAAGATGA
- a CDS encoding uncharacterized protein (Compare to YALI0D17776g, similar to Saccharomyces cerevisiae APM3 (YBR288C); ancestral locus Anc_2.522, similar to uniprot|P38153 Saccharomyces cerevisiae YBR288c APM3 AP-3 Adaptin complex subunit mu3 subunit), with protein MEAIFITDATSLIFEYPVSGSPPAWTTISEEIDLHPGSDIIQSTSSSNYVIYRFKRASGLTFVIVADPTVSPAVPAQFVQLLTDSMAQYFVLAKLDSNYDTVTLILSETLDNGVPYLSEPDQVREFVSKGGVLSKLLSQSATPHKVSRSAADGPYWRRQNVRHTQNELFVDVEESITCVVRRQGASKTTPVVSYVDGSVYLTSHLSGVPEIELSLSRPIAGGKHVCITKSGPASRFRFTPPDGRTKLLTYTQDVNVSSYLVNCTFHTGLGLQKDEFEVRVGVLMNRGVKAVDNLAVEVFGGKIKTLRNTTGDFITNQKGGVWNLGTTTPMGFNATFRGICDGNVSHVTLKYSLQGAVPSGLKVDSVNIVAARGLGEGVKPYKGVKYATDVAEYVVR; from the coding sequence ATGGAAGCGATATTTATCACGGATGCCACGTCTCTCATTTTCGAGTACCCCGTGTCGGGCTCACCACCCGCGTGGACGACGATCAGTGAGGAAATCGACCTGCATCCGGGCTCGGACATCATCCAAAGCAcgtcgtcgtcaaactACGTCATCTACCGGTTCAAGCGGGCCAGCGGGCTCACGTTCGTGATTGTGGCTGATCCAACGGTTTCGCCGGCCGTACCAGCGCAGTTTGTGCAACTGCTCACCGACTCCATGGCCCAGTACTTTGTGCTCGCCAAGCTGGACTCCAACTATGACACAGTGACTCTGATCCTGAGTGAGACGCTGGACAACGGAGTGCCTTATCTCAGCGAACCGGACCAAGTGCGCGAATTCGTGAGCAAGGGAGGCGTGCTCAGTAAACTGCTGAGCCAGAGTGCAACCCCCCACAAGGTGAGCCGCTCGGCGGCCGATGGACCCTactggagaagacagaACGTGCGACACACACAGAacgagctgtttgtggacGTCGAGGAGTCAATCACGTGTGTTGTCCGACGTCAGGGGGCTTCTAAGACTACACCCGTCGTTTCATATGTCGACGGCTCTGTGTACCTCACATCGCATCTCTCAGGTGTCCCCGAAATCGAACTTTCTCTCAGTCGTCCTATTGCTGGAGGCAAACATGTGTGCATTACAAAATCGGGACCCGCCAGCCGCTTTCGTTTCACCCCTCCTGACGGAAGAACAAAACTGCTGACGTACACACAGGATGTGAACGTGTCCTCATATCTGGTCAATTGCACGTTCCACACGGGTCTGGGGCTGCAGAAGGACGAATTTGAGGTCCGAGTGGGCGTGCTCATGAACAGAGGAGTCAAGGCTGTCGACAATCTCGcggtggaggtgtttgGAGGAAAAATCAAGACATTGCGAAACACGACCGGAGACTTTATTACTAATCAAAAGGGCGGGGTGTGGAATCTGGGCACCACGACCCCCATGGGGTTCAACGCAACGTTTAGAGGCATCTGTGACGGTAATGTGAGTCATGTAACCCTGAAGTACTCGCTGCAGGGTGCTGTTCCCTCGGGTCTCAAGGTGGACAGTGTGAACATTGTGGCCGCCCGGGGTCTGGGCGAGGGAGTCAAGCCATACAAGGGAGTCAAGTATGCCACCGATGTGGCTGAGTATGTGGTGAGATAG
- a CDS encoding uncharacterized protein (Compare to YALI0D17732g, similar to Saccharomyces cerevisiae GCN1 (YGL195W); ancestral locus Anc_8.155, similar to uniprot|P33892 Saccharomyces cerevisiae YGL195w GCN1 translational activator) — protein MIHGVIRLDRDLLPCPLSHHVIVFSSGSMSSTKDRLEFWKEQQMLLSSPDSLPSILSALFQTIPHYSDHVSRDVVVDTWKLLLKEHPAALQKVVPVLAKQFAIYKKSSTNNLMVLLEWTNYFVSFSLTNAGSELNDFVFKDLISMQAELVDLCSACNRERMAKSALRQTRAAFAACITANGALTKLLNVCLPGTPTSTALLGCLASACAENAPQTFEQLDLSAYSQFYGANVLGAKVLPCKNATKQFCTGYFGNLSRDQKSKVAADIFDATKKSILRSPESVLEYAIPLLLESLDKDDESAKKLVDGISASLVTCLKSSNQLTRDGAVTCIGVACAISHETLYSELAKTVSKVTVLEQKVAYGNAIAGCHVTDPSLSAALAPVVTKEKNEIALTALSRAFLVHFSPDQAKTLSSGLSDSNAGVVKTWVLQLVNFPQHAEHVTGELEKILASSTIVKGAISGLGAVYLLTKAGKAVKSDKALELALSPRVYTKLSAGEFVTGFKALESLFKEVNPDNAPDFGKTIFFYAYGDSEVKVDVDCSRLVGPALRSNYSDGLAGAVISGISDTHVSERKYSKLLYSLFSAENNCDKALVDGLEVLCGVGLWIESVLGASRDPRKLLLDNEKHVKSILSSAASSNLYPTIATVCFIAPDVFAGEVAEQFSVSNLSCVTTEAVTIFNTPADELAFDIKRTERVAHKNSKEYQDKLWEENLKKELQKKKGVVEKPKYTKEEQIKVDEQMKKEAEIRTEVTAVADHVTRLMGIISALSKEAMTVDNGKETWFGPAMTLMLELLRHPNVDVLCSSHVTKTLTDMSWITNDKLGSIRPFLAVCLLRMYGNHVSEDLQKESRDSLITRVLYKIHSVAMSSPLDAISLIFVLPIVLFVLKNQSRDKDVAEEQTHLAIEIVTCHTSAFADVITPRSEIMSALIQLMKSTPTKAKLARECLYSVVEHVALTITKPEEHVLLSNLFTGDTGVRHAILEAVDAHLTLDDSSPELYVTCFDVDDVNRELAEQIYSENKLCKPSSSVLLPFLAAESSSLRLSSARAYAATAEADSYNQLMAYIIEASVPIPPTLDQYGKPKKGESARDQWEARCGAGLAVHEMAPGMSSEHVISFIEFLVETGYSDVNSDVRQEFNDAGLALVDQHGLKNVEELMKIIQNRLNKASNGSESDDHVISSCVVLYGALARHLESSDSRLPVIYDRMLVALDTPSESVQFRVSECLSGLVSKMDKKARDGYLDQLTEKLLSDSSLAIRRGAAYGIAGLVRGGGIASIGETDLMRTLTDAMENKKSSAARQSAQFVVETLSMALQRHFEPYALQLMPLVLAALGDPVFEVREATNDASRQVMKHTTAYGVTKLIPMAIENLNLTAWRSKRGAVELLGNMAYLSPHELSTNLSLIVPEIVAVLNDTHKEVRAAANSSLNRFGHVISNPEIQALVPKLIGAIAEPEKTEVALDGLLKTQFVHYIDAPSLALISHVLQRGLGDRSAAVKKKACQIVGNMAILTSAQDIAPYLPELTVSLETAMVDPVPGTRATAARALGSLVEKLGEPAFPDLVPRLLSTLRDESRAGDHLGAAQGLSEVVCGLGLRKLEEILPQVIKSCASPKNHIRAAFMPLMIFLPATFGNSLTPYLSQIIPVILSGLADDVDSVRDASLKAGRLLVSNFSSKSVDLLLPELLVGMSDSNHRIRLASVELMGDLLFQLTGLTKNELDESDDVNAGQALLSLLGQQTRDTVLANLFVCRADTSGQVRLASIEIWKALVANTPRTVKEILPELTNQVVTRLASRDHEQREIAASTLGELVRRVSDSLQQLLPTLQTNLDNSDSDQKQGICIALKELIVSSSRDQLDAHKTTVVHILHETLTDSSRDVRSAAASAFDAYNEIMGNSAVDDILPKLLLLLKERPEAALAALKDIMQSRANSIFPVVLPKLLSQPISVFNAEALASLAPVAGQTLLRRLPQVVGNLVSAIISARDQKDDERASALFDSLVSIFLSVSDEGIHSLMQQLKSMAKDEDSAVRTLLFETLTPFFKDTQLDLSAYYIDWAELCIYGLDDESVSSAAKSALETLVKNLSKEELETLSKPAYSALANTSIPLAGINVPKGPACILPIFVQGLMYGTSDQREASANGMGCIVERVDASLLKLHVTQITGPLIRTIGERFPASVKVAIVTTLNLLLKNCSAFLKPFLPQLQRTFAKCLSDTGSERLRNEAAEALGTLITLQSRVDPLVSELVTGVKNSTDEGVTNAMFKALQGVVSKAGGQMSQQSRDLVFNLADEVTGLDKHVLAKMLGGLAKVGDASVVYEVSQKVNNSEFGAYVLNELLVAQAGDERVSTRDLPDDSPDYVTSTLELMKSETPAVSDAATLACGKLLLAFGGLPFEITKILLTQLAQNITAPASSSSDTRRLALVVLRTVARQQHALTKPHVTLLATSTFACVREMVIPIKLAAEKAWLALFDLVTGSTEFDKWFGEVQSELPNNGRSIGDYTKRVAMRLAQAERERLEEGGDDMESDKREDEAEIWE, from the exons ATGATACACGGTGTGATCAGGCTGGATCGTGATCTACTTCCGTGTCCATTATCACATCATGTCATCGTCTTCTCATCTGGATCA ATGTCATCCACCAAAGACCGGCTGGAGTTTTGGAAGGAACAGCAAATGCTCCTGTCCTCTCCCGACTCCCTTCCGTCTATCCTCAGTGCTCTTTTTCAGACTATTCCACACTACTCCGACCACGTATCGAGGGACGTGGTAGTCGACACGTGGAAACTGCTGCTAAAGGAACACCCTGCCGCCCTTCAAAAGGTTGTGCCCGTGCTCGCCAAGCAGTTTGCCATCTACAAAAAGTCCTCCACAAACAACCTCatggtgctgctggagtgGACCAACTACTTTGTGTCCTTCTCCCTGACCAACGCCGGGTCCGAGCTCAACGACTTTGTCTTCAAGGACCTCATTTCCATGCAGGCCGAGCTCGTGGACCTGTGCTCAGCATGCAACCGGGAGCGAATGGCCAAGAGCGCTCTGAGGCAGACCCGAGCCGCGTTTGCAGCCTGCATCACAGCTAACGGAGCTCTGACCAAACTGCTGAACGTATGCCTCCCAGGCACCCCCACGTCTACGGCTCTGCTGGGCTGTCTAGCATCTGCATGCGCTGAAAATGCTCCTCAAACttttgagcagctggatcTTTCAGCCTACTCGCAGTTTTACGGCGCCAACGTGCTCGGCGCCAAGGTTCTGCCCTGCAAAAACGCCACCAAACAGTTTTGCACGGGATACTTTGGCAACCTGTCTCGTGACCAAAAGTCCAAGGTCGCGGCTGATATCTTTGATGCCACCAAGAAGTCGATTCTGAGGTCTCCCGAGTCTGTTCTCGAGTACGCAATTCCCCTGTTGCTAGAGAGTCTCGATAAAGACGATGAGTCAGCAAAGAAGCTGGTTGACGGCATTTCCGCTTCCCTGGTCACATGTCTCAAGTCTTCCAATCAGCTCACTCGAGATGGAGCTGTCACATGCATCGGAGTGGCCTGTGCTATCTCTCACGAGACCCTCTACTCCGAGTTGGCCAAGACTGTGTCTAAGGTGACTGTGTTGGAGCAAAAAGTGGCCTATGGAAACGCTATTGCTggctgtcacgtgaccgatCCTTCTCTGTCTGCCGCCCTTGCTCCTGTGGTtaccaaggagaagaacgagATTGCCCTGACTGCTCTGTCACGTGCCTTTTTGGTCCACTTTTCCCCTGATCAGGCTAAGACTCTCTCTTCTGGACTGTCTGACTCCAACGCTGGCGTCGTCAAGACCTGGGTTCTACAGCTGGTCAACTTCCCCCAACACGCTGAGCACGTGACAGgtgagctggagaagattctCGCTTCTTCCACCATCGTCAAGGGTGCGATTTCTGGTCTTGGAGCTGTTTACCTGCTCACCAAGGCTGGAAAAGCTGTAAAATCTgacaaggctctggaacTGGCTCTATCTCCTCGAGTGTACACCAAACTCAGTGCAGGCGAATTTGTCACTGGtttcaaggctctggagtcGCTGTTCAAGGAGGTTAACCCTGACAATGCCCCCGACTTTGGTAAGACCATCTTCTTCTATGCTTATGGCGACTCCGAGGTCAAGGTGGACGTTGACTGCTCTAGATTGGTTGGTCCCGCTCTGAGGAGCAATTACTCGGATGGTCTGGCTGGGGCTGTCATTTCTGGAATTTCTGACACCCACGTCAGCGAGAGAAAGTACTCCAAGTTGCTTTACTCGCTGTTTAGTGCCGAGAACAACTGCGACAAGGCTCTTGTCGATGGGCTAGAGGTACTGTGTGGCGTCGGACTGTGGATTGAGTCCGTTCTGGGAGCATCTCGAGACCCCCGaaagttgttgttggacaATGAGAAGCATGTCAAGTCGATTCTGTCTTCGGctgcctcctccaacctcTATCCTACCATCGCTACAGTCTGTTTCATTGCTCCTGACGTCTTTGCTGGTGAGGTTGCCGAGCAGTTCTCTGTTTCGAACCTCTCCTGTGTCACCACTGAGGCCGTGACCATCTTCAACACTCCCGCTGACGAACTGGCTTTCGATATCAAGCGAACGGAGCGTGTGGCTCACAAAAACTCCAAGGAATACCAGGACAAGCTGTGGGAAGAAaacctcaagaaggagctccaaaagaagaagggtgTTGTCGAAAAGCCAAAGtacaccaaggaggaacaAATCAAGGTAGACGAacagatgaagaaggaggcagAAATTAGAACGGAGGTCACCGCAGTCgcagatcacgtgacccggCTCATGGGCATCATTTCCGCCCTCTCCAAGGAAGCCATGACGGTTGATAACGGCAAAGAAACGTGGTTTGGACCGGCCATGACGCTCATGCTCGAGCTCCTCAGACACCCCAACGTGGATGTGCTTTGttccagtcacgtgaccaagacTCTCACGGACATGTCTTGGATCACCAACGACAAGCTGGGTTCCATTAGACCCTTCCTGGCCGTCTGCCTGCTCAGAATGTATGGTAATCACGTGAGCGAGGACCTCCAGAaggagtcacgtgactctctCATCACGCGGGTGCTGTACAAGATTCATTCTGTGGccatgtcttctcctcttGACGCTATTTCTCTGATTTTCGTGCTTCCCATTGTCTTGTTTGTGCTCAAGAACCAGTCTCGTGACAAGGACGTGGCTGAGGAGCAAACGCATCTTGCCATTGAGATTGTCACTTGTCACACCTCTGCTTTTGCCGACGTGATTACTCCTCGATCTGAAATCATGAGCGCCCTCATTCAGCTCATGAAGAGCACtcccaccaaggccaagcttgCTCGTGAGTGTCTGTACTCTGTGGTTGAGCACGTGGCTCTGACAATTACGAAACCCGAAGAGCACGTGTTGCTGAGTAACCTGTTCACTGGAGACACTGGTGTTCGTCATGCTATTCTGGAGGCTGTTGACGCTCATCTCACTCTTGATGACTCCTCTCCTGAACTCTACGTGACCTGTTTCGATGTGGACGACGTGAACCGAGAACTTGCCGAGCAGATTTACTCCGAGAACAAGCTCTGCAagccctcttcttctgttcTTCTTCCCTTCCTGGCTGCTGAGTCGTCTTCTCTGCGCCTGTCTTCGGCACGTGCCTATGCTGCCACTGCCGAAGCTGACTCCTACAACCAGCTCATGGCCTACATTATCGAGGCTTCTGTGCCCATTCCTCCTACCCTGGACCAGTACGGAaagcccaagaagggcgagtctgcacgtgaccagtGGGAAGCTCGATGCGGAGCTGGTCTAGCTGTGCACGAGATGGCACCTGGCATGTCTTCCGAGCATGTGATTTCGTTCATTGAGTTCCTTGTCGAAACCGGCTACTCTGACGTCAACTCTGACGTCCGACAGGAGTTCAATGATGCCGGTCTGGCTCTTGTTGATCAGCATGGCCTCAAGAACGTTGAGGAGCTGATGAAGATCATTCAGAACCGACTCAACAAGGCGTCTAACGGCTCCGAGAGCGATGACCACGTGATTTCGTCTTGTGTTGTTCTGTATGGTGCTCTGGCCCGCCACCTGGAATCTTCAGATTCCCGTCTGCCTGTCATCTACGACCGAATGTTGGTTGCTCTAGATACTCCTTCTGAGTCTGTGCAGTTCCGAGTCTCCGAATGTCTTTCTGGACTGGTCAGCAAGatggacaagaaggctAGAGATGGCTACTTGGACCAGCTCACCGAGAAGCTTCTTTCTGACTCTTCTCTCGCCATTcgacgaggagcagcaTATGGTATTGCTGGTCTCGTTAGAGGAGGCGGAATTGCTTCCATTGGAGAGACTGATCTCATGCGAACCCTGACAGATGCTATGGAGAACAAGAAGTCGTCTGCCGCCCGTCAGAGTGCCCAGTTTGTGGTCGAGACTCTGTCGATGGCACTCCAGCGACACTTTGAGCCCTATGCCCTGCAGCTCATGCCTCTGGTGCTTGCTGCTCTTGGTGATCCCGTTTTCGAGGTCCGAGAAGCTACCAACGATGCTTCTCGTCAGGTTATGAAGCACACCACTGCCTACGGAGTGACCAAACTCATTCCCATGGCCATTGAAAACCTCAACCTCACTGCTTGGCGATCTAAGAGAGGAGCTGTGGAATTGCTCGGTAACATGGCCTACCTGTCCCCCCATGAACTGTCCACCAACCTGTCGCTAATTGTCCCCGAGATTGTGGCGGTGCTCAACGATACGCACAAGGAGGTGCGGGCCGCGGCTAACAGCTCTCTCAACCggtttggtcacgtgatttccAACCCCGAGATTCAGGCTCTTGTTCCCAAGCTCATTGGTGCCATTGCCGAGCCTGAGAAGACCGAGGTTGCTCTGGACGGTCTGCTCAAGACCCAGTTTGTGCATTACATTGACGCTCCCTCCCTCGCTCTCATTAGTCACGTGCTCCAGCGTGGTCTTGGAGACCGATCCGCCGCagtcaagaagaaggcttGTCAGATTGTTGGCAACATGGCCATTTTGACTTCGGCTCAGGACATTGCACCTTACTTGCCCGAGCTGACTGTTTCCCTGGAGACCGCCATGGTCGATCCCGTACCTGGCACTCGTGCTACTGCTGCCCGGGCTCTGGGTTCTCTTGTCGAGAAGCTGGGCGAGCCTGCGTTCCCTGATCTGGTCCCTCGACTTCTTTCCACTCTCAGAGACGAGTCTCGAGCTGGAGACCACCTTGGTGCTGCCCAGGGTCTGTCTGAGGTTGTGTGCGGTCTGGGTCTTCGAAAGCTGGAAGAAATTCTGCCTCAGGTGATCAAATCCTGCGCTTCCCCCAAGAATCACATTCGAGCTGCTTTCATGCCGCTGATGATCTTCCTGCCTGCCACCTTTGGCAACTCGCTGACCCCTTACCTGTCCCAGATCATTCCTGTGATTCTTTCTGGACTTGCCGATGATGTTGATTCCGTCAGAGACGCTTCCCTCAAGGCTGGTCGGCTCCTGGTgtccaacttctccagcaaGTCTGTTGACCTGCTGTTGCCCGAGCTTCTCGTCGGCATGTCTGACTCCAACCACCGAATTCGACTTGCCTCGGTTGAACTCATGGGAGACCTACTCTTCCAGCTCACTGGTCTCACCAAGAACGAGCTTGATGAGTCTGATGATGTCAACGCAGGCCAGGCCCTGCTCTCGTTGCTGGGACAACAGACTCGAGACACTGTTCTGGCCAACTTGTTTGTTTGTCGAGCAGATACCTCTGGACAGGTGCGACTTGCGTCGATCGAAATCTGGAAAGCGCTGGTGGCCAACACCCCTCGAActgtcaaggagattctTCCCGAGCTCACCAACCAGGTGGTTACCCGGCTGGCTTCTCGGGACCACGAGCAGCGAGAAATCGCCGCCTCCACCCTCGGAGAACTCGTCCGACGAGTCTCGGACTccctgcagcagcttctcccTACTCTGCAGACCAACCTCGACAACTCCGACTCTGACCAGAAACAGGGTATCTGcattgctctcaaggagctcatcgtctcctcctctaGAGACCAGCTGGACGCCCATAAGACGACCGTTGTTCACATTCTGCACGAGACTCTGACCGACTCGTCACGCGATGTGCGTTCCGCTGCCGCCTCTGCGTTCGATGCCTACAACGAGATTATGGGAAACTCGGCTGTCGACGACATTCTccccaagctgctgttgctgctcaaggagcgtcccgaggctgctctggcggctctcaaggacatcaTGCAATCGCGAGCCAACTCGATTTTCCCCGTTGTGCTGCCCAAGCTGCTGTCTCAGCCTATTTCCGTCTTCAACGCCGAGGCCCTCGCTTCTCTGGCTCCTGTTGCTGGCCAGACCCTGCTGCGACGACTTCCCCAGGTGGTTGGCAACCTTGTGTCCGCCATTATCAGCGCGCGTGATCAGAAGGACGACGAACGAGCGTCTGCTTTGTTTGACTCTCTTGTCTCCATTTTCCTGTCGGTGTCTGACGAAGGAATCCATTCACTcatgcagcagctcaagtccatggccaaggacgaggactCGGCCGTGCGAACACTGCTGTTCGAGACCCTCACACCCTTTTTCAAGGACACCCAGTTGGATCTTTCTGCTTACTACATTGACTGGGCTGAGCTGTGTATCTATGGTCttgacgacgagtctgtttcttctgctgccaagAGCGCTCTGGAGACTCTGGTCAAGAAtctgtccaaggaggagttggaaACCCTCTCCAAGCCTGCTTATTCCGCTCTCGCCAACACCTCCATCCCCCTGGCCGGTATCAATGTGCCCAAGGGACCCGCCTGTATTCTCCCCATCTTCGTGCAGGGTCTCATGTACGGTACTTCGGACCAGCGAGAGGCCTCTGCCAACGGTATGGGATGCATTGTAGAGCGAGTTGACGCGTCGCTGCTCAAGTTGCACGTTACCCAGATCACAGGTCCCCTCATTCGAACCATTGGAGAACGGTTCCCGGCCTCTGTCAAGGTGGCTATCGTTACAACTCTCAACCTGCTCCTCAAGAACTGCTCTGCTTTCCTCAAGCCTTTCCTGCCCCAGCTTCAGAGAACCTTTGCCAAGTGTCTCAGTGATACCGGCTCTGAGCGACTGCGAAACGAGGCTGCCGAGGCCCTGGGTACCCTGATTACCCTGCAGTCCCGAGTGGATCCTCTGGTCAGCGAGCTCGTTACCGGAGTCAAAAACTCCACCGACGAGGGCGTCACCAACGCAATGTTCAAGGCTCTGCAGGGCGTCGTGTCCAAGGCCGGCGGCCAGATGAGCCAACAGTCACGGGATCTCGTTTTTAACCTCGCCGATGAGGTCACGGGACTCGACAAGCATGTGTTGGCCAAGATGCTTGGAGGTCTAGCTAAGGTCGGAGACGCTTCTGTGGTCTATGAGGTGTCCCAGAAGGTCAACAACAGCGAGTTTGGCGCCTATGTGCTGAATGAGCTGCTTGTGGCCCAGGCTGGCGATGAACGTGTGTCTACACGTGACCTCCCCGATGATTCGCCTGATTACGTCACTTCTACGCTCGAGTTGATGAAGTCCGAGACACCTGCAGTTTCCGATGCTGCCACTCTAGCCTGTGgaaagctgctgctggcttTCGGCGGCCTGCCGTTTGAGATCACAAAGATTCTGTTGACTCAGCTGGCTCAGAACATCACTGCACCGGCCTCTTCGTCTTCCGACACTCGACGTCTGGCACTGGTGGTGCTTCGTACTGTTGCTAGACAGCAGCATGCGCTTACCAAGCCCCACGTGACTCTTCTTGCTACTTCCACGTTTGCGTGTGTGCGAGAAATGGTCATTCCTATCAAGCttgctgctgagaaggCGTGGTTGGCTCTGTTCGACCTGGTTACTGGTTCCACAGAGTTTGACAAGTGGTTTGGAGAGGTGCAGTCGGAGCTGCCCAACAACGGACGGTCGATTGGCGACTACACTAAGCGTGTTGCCATGAGACTGGCCCAGGCTGAGCGAGAGCgactggaggagggagGAGACGACATGGAGAGTGATAAGCGGGAGGACGAGGCGGAGATTTGGGAGTAG